GGTcactgaccgtcctattccatgagcctctcaTTTTCTGAACATTCTTTTGTgttgtactttatcaaacaccgtcTTAAAAGCCAttgaaacaacatccaccgcatttccTTCTTCGACATTCTCTGTTGCTTCGTCAAAGCATTCTTTTCGATTAGTCAAGTCTTTTACAATTCCATGACGTTTATCCTTAAGtaagtcaaacctctccaagtacctgttgatttttacccgattattgtttttaaaaccttattCACcagtgatgttaaattaactggccagtagttgctaGGCGTGTGTGTTGTCAATTGATAACTCTGAGAGGTGAGGGTGACCAGCTATGTCattattttctccctcagcagagagaagcaggatgagagatcccgtggctttgtcaggatagcgggattcctgatggtgcaggTGGCTCTGCGTgcctccatgtcaacggggagaggttcaGAAACTGaacgaactctcactccattaatgttggtgtgtgagcatgcccagtccatcatgttggtgaatgtgcactatcctgacagcagccaccataccttcatgctgaagcagtcagccattagcTACATTTTCGGCCTCCACAGAGAACAGAATCTGTCTCTTCGGATGCAATGGATACCCCCTCTATGCATGGCTCATGTTTCTTCGCGCACGAATAGCCGGAACAACCCCGCTACTGACCAATGACACGCATATACCTCGTATAGAACGTGAGCAATGGAGCCACCAGGAACATCACGGAGCAGCCCAACAGCTTTCGATTCCTGAAAAACCCGGAGTGAGCCCTTCAGTACACATTGGAGCTGGTGGCCAAGTTtaaggtgttctgctgcacccttcatatcatcaccatcatgaggacacagaaaTTGGCACCATGAATCTGGTGGCCACCTcagtaggaagaggaggaggaggcagggagcataTTTCCAGGATTTCTTCGACCAGTACAGGTGGCTGAAGAGTGTCTGGTAAGATtctggttcccataggacaacttcccattcccaccatggatcccccattctccatcattacacccatcagacacgccccatcacagcgtccctttGGTCACCATACTGCAATAAAAACCACGaacaaaaccttttcattaacatctttatccaacaaaacatccaattatacaaacaaaactaacATCTTCGCCCTTTtgtattcccttcgtgcctgtcttgcGGATTCCCTCAACTTGCGAAGtgttcctacacagtgtttccacaggggctgcagcttgactggtggaaagctgctgactttaacTGGGGGAGACTGCCAATAGCCTTGTAGGACGCCCTGGAGTAGTTCTTGACCCTGAGGGCTCGGAATCagtctgcaccacctcgacatgagcAGCAGTCTGGTCCGGGTGATGAGCAACAGCAAGGAAACTGGTTGACTGGCAGTGAAGGGAAAAcagatactgtcatcctgagagatgaCAGCAGGTTCATGTTCCACAGAGACACTGCCACTCCTACAGGGCACCACCTCagaaatcctagtaatctactggatcagagatcgctggactgctgtgagagcctgcaaacccctttaagcactgagatgcacagccatgatggcaacattattatcctgcatggcagcacgcatggatctcatgacctcagtctgacattcactgcagcactgagacgttgggtgtctgccgcctgtgctgtAGTGTAAGCtgagggggcagcacagtggcgcagtggttagtaccgcagcctcacagctccagcaactcgggtttggttccgggtactgcctgtgtggagcttgcaatctttccctgtgaccacgtgagtttcGTCCagatactccagtttcctcccatatgccaaggacatgcgggttgataggtaaattggccattgtaaattgcccctagtgtaggcaggtggtatgagaattgagggacggtggggatgggagagggcaatgggattaatgtaggattagtataaatgggtggttgatggtcagcacgggctcgttagaccgaagggcctgttttggtgctgtatctctctgtctgactctatgacaatggtcaccagacactgcatcacggctgggtccgctagtgctgtcatggagttagtgatcaCTTCACAGTGGAAAGAATGCAAGCTGTCTGCAAtggcctgtgccatgttggagccacaCTCCTCCATGTTCCGTggtagtgacaacagactgtctgacaggcctgtcaatgagcAAATTATCTCAGAGTGCATGCCAATTCGCAttttcctgtatgctgctccagcaatgttCTCATCTGAGCCCCATGCAACATAACGTAGCAGTAACCTCAACCCTCTGGGTGCAGTCCACTCGTGTCCAGTACTTCAAGGAtaacattaacagtcacttggacaaatctgaactaattaaggaaatccagaacggatttgttaaagacaaattatATTTAAGTAGCTTGATTGACCTTTTGGTGTGTTAACACAGAgctttgatgtagtgtacatggacttccaaaatgtaTTTGATGACGTGCCACTTAACAGACCTGTTTGTTAAGTTATAGCTTAAGGAATAAAAGTGACCGCAGCAACATGGATgcgaaattggcttagtgacaggaaacatagaCTATTGGTGAATGGTTATTTCTCAGGAGGCAGGTTtatagtggagctccccaggggtaGGTGATAGTGCATTGCTTTGATTGATCGATATTATTGACCTGTACTTTGGTCTGCAGGGCTCTATTTCaacatttgcaaatgacacaaacttTGACGAGGATAGTGATCAGTCTCCAAAGGGCATACGCAGGCTTATGGAATGgggggacacgtggcagatgaaatgtaatgtagagaagtgtgaagtcattcTATTTTCTAGAAGGATCGCAGAGATACAACAGGAAATAATGGAgcattggaggtggcaggactTGTTAAAACGCAATTGAAACAGATACGGTATCCTGGGTTCTATTAAAGTCGACACAGTGTAAAAGAAGCAACGAAGTTATCATGAAGCTTAATGAAGCACTGTTTGGACCGCAAATGGAATGTTGCATCCTGTCCTtggcacacactttaggaaggttgtgaaagCATTAGGGTGGGTGCATAAAAGATTTATGAAAACAGTTACATGAAAAATACACTTCAGTCatttggatggattggagaagccgtGTCTTTTCGCTGTGGAGAAGGGAAGGTCAAGAGGAGAGTCGATAGAAACATTTAAaactatgaggtgtctggacaggggagataaggagaaactgcttccatcaACGTAACGATCAGATGCCACCGATTTTACCCCCAATTCCAAGTGCTCTAACTTAATTTATTAACCtcctgtgcgggaccttatcaaatgccttctttaaatccacatacaccacatccactggttctcctttatcattCTTACAAGTGACAATCTTTAAACACTTCAAAAGGTTTGTTAAACACGATTTCgtcttcataaattcatgttgactccgtCAATTTTGCCAGTATTTTTAAGCATccggttatcacatcctttataatagattctaacattttccctactactaatgtcaaactaacaggtctgtacttttccattctccctctcccaatcCTTAGGCTTCGACCTTTTTCTGGAATCCTTATaatcacttcctttgatctaatgcaatattTTACTTCGTTTGTTAGCCACTGTCGGTTCAAATTTCCCATTGGGTGTTTGCGCCTCAGAGGAATTATATCTGTTGTAGACCATGCAGTATTCCTTAAATATAAGCCATTTCCTGCCTACTGCCAAAGGTTTTGGTGCATTTCCCAATCTACAACAACCAACTTTCCCCTCATATCCTCATCTATTctcttgttcagatttaagacgccAGTTTCAGAATTATCACATTCAGACGCAATGTGAAATTCtagcatattatggtcactatttccccaaCGCTCCTttccagcaaggttattaattagccttttctcctTGTatattactaaatctaaaatagccggaCCCCTTGTTGGTTCTTCAACGAACTACCACAGGAACCCATTTCGTACATATTGAAGTAAAGTTGGATCACACCTGACTTATCTAATTGCATAtgttgatgaagtaacagataAGGTTGATTAAATAAATGCGGTGGATGTTGctgatgtggattttaagaaaatgtttgataaggtaccacataaaaggctggttaacaaagctgaggctcatggaataagtgaGCCATTGTCAAATTGCACTAAAattgcttaagggcagaaaacggcGAGTCGTAGGAAATGGTTGTCGTTAAGattggaggatggtcgacagtggtgttccctgaaGGTAAGTGTTGGGACCGCAGCTTTGTTGcgatatacaaatgacttggatcttgcaattacagaatagaatctcaaaagtGGCCTAGAATACCAACTTCAAGATGTCGCAAACTGTATGGCTGATGTGATCAGTCTGCAACATGTCACGACATATatcagctagcagaatgggcagacacgtggctggTGGAATGCAAcactggcaagtgtgaggtgagacattttggcagaaggaatagcagaaagcaatggcacagttttaaggagtgtgcaggaacagaaggacctgtggGTGCAAGCGCATCTAGCTTTGAAGGTGGCCGGACATatagagagagtggttagtaaagcatacgggatctgGGCTTTATCCATACAAGCAGAGAGTAAATAGCAAGGGAAGTTACATTGGACATTTATGAAGCACTAATTAGTCCCCAACTGGACTCGTGCATCCAGTTCAGATTGCCACACTTTAGAAatcatgtgagggtccttgagtgggtgcagaggagatgtgccagagtggttccagagatgggagattttagttacaaggttaggttggaaaatgttCTTTTGCTTTCCTTAACACAAAGGAAGTTGAGTGGAGACTTAATCAAGGTGGACAAGAAAAtgccaggcttagataagttagacagggaaaaactgttcccattaactgatagtaaaaggactaggggacacagatggaagattttgggcaagagatgcagggggaatatgaggaagaacttttgttTTCACAGCGGCTGATAATGACCTGGTACTCGCTtccccacaagggtggtagaatctacgataatcaatgacttcaaaaggaaagcctatggccacttgaaggaaataaaccttcaGGGATATGCGGATTGAGGGGGGATTCGGAGTGACTGGTTCGCTCAGTGGAGAgcgggcatggactcgatgggctgaatgccttCCTTGTGTACCATAGGTGACTTTATAACTCCACCGAACGTTTTGACATGGGAAATCCTTTCTCCTTGATTACCCTAACAAAGCTATTAATGATATTGAAGTTCTTATATGAATTCTCCTCTTAACTTCACTGTTCTAAAAAGAATAATCCCAGATTTTTCcatctatccacacaactgaactgccagatccctggtaccattccagtaattcACTTCTGTATTTTCacgaagtccttgacatccttaccaaagaacTCTAAAATGATGATGGAAACTGCCagcaatgctcagcaggtctgtcagcatctatggagagataaacagtgttagtgtttcaggtctgtgactcttcatcagaacagttgaacgttagaaatgtaacagtctgtcatttaatctctcccctctcggtCGCATCATAGTCTTTCCTTCTTGTGCTTCTTCCCGCTTCCCCTCTTTCATttgttcaaagactgttacatttctaagatGTGCCAGTTTTGATGAATGGTTAAACATTAAACACCCCAAAACTAAACAGGAACGCTCACCAAATTTCTAGGTACGATTGGAttggcactagcaaacccaccacacTTACCTGGAGACTGGGAATTCAAGGTTGCTCCTGATACCATTCCTGGTTTCGTTCCCGCAGTGGCATCTGCTCCCTAACTGGCATCACTTGCCCCACCTAACTTACCTGGGGTCCAGCGCTCCAGCGATTGCCCTGCTCCCAGGACTGGTGCACTGCCAGAAGTTGTAACTCCTCTGTGACTAGTCGCAACTACCATGTCACAAATACCTGACGACTGGATCTCCAGGATGGTCACGGTCCCAGACCTGGTTTTGTCCTGACTGTGGCTCCTACTTCTTTACAGTCTCATATGGCAGTGCCACACTTATCTTGGGTATGGGTGTCCTGGTCATAGGCCAGCTGTTGCACTGGCACTGGCCACCGTTCCTTGACTGATCCTGGCTATCCATTACATCTATCTGGGCTCCGACCTACAGTGAAGCTCCTGATCCAAGATCATGTGTAATATAGGCAGTGCACGAGAGTTTCTGACTGGCCCTGAAACCCCACAACACTTACCTAGAGTTTGGAACTCCAAAATGCATCTGTTTCCAGGTCTGGTGTAGCACTGGCAGTGAGCCCCAAACTCTTACTGGCTCCCACAAATCCCTACACTTATCAGGCGTCTGGGACACCAGTGATGGCCAGGTTCCAGTATTACAGTAGCCCCCGCTCCCATGCCAGCCCCAGTGACCTCAAAATACTTATCTGGGTTGCACGCACCACAGCAGTGGGTTTGGGCTCGGGGTTGCTGTAGTTCCAGCAGAGATCCCGGTACCTGACGGGCCGTGGCGACCCTGCCACACTTACAGGGGCTCCGGAGCTCCGGAGAtagtcctggtcccaggcctggtgcggTATGGGCAGTCGCCCCACTATTCGACTGGTTGCAGTGTCCCTGTCACACTTATCTGGGCTCTTTGTCTCCAGTCTTGGTCCTGTTTCCAGGCCAGGTGTATTACCGGCAGTGATTCCGACTACCTGCCTGGCCCTGATGTCCTCACCACAATTACCTAAGGTCCAGGGCTCCACTGAACGTCTTGCACACAGACCAAGTGTCGTATTTGCAGTTCCACTGCTCCCGGTGAttttgccaatactgctgagctaccagccctctgattgctCAGAAACATTGGGAGAGTGGGGTACTCATCCTTAAAGGGATGTCGACCGTAGTGCCAGGCAGTTAGCTTCCTAAACGTCATTGAATTGCGCTGGATGTGGGCTCCAAATTGCCTAGACGGAGATCCCACACATTCTTGACCCACCATCAGGACCGCAGCTGCCTCCAGTAAATTCGGCTCCGAGTCTCCAGTCGAAATCTCCGTCACTGGTACCAGAATTATATACATATCGAATGTGGTAACAGATGAACAAATATCACCCCAAAATCCTTCAAACCGTTGCTTTTACTCAAATACTGATGAATTATTTCTTCATAATTTCCCTTGTTTACAGTTTACTTAGTGATGATTGAAATTATTGGTTTCATTaatttttcagtggactcatttccaattattGCTTTAAAGTAATTGAATTCCATGCTGCCTGTCACACCTGAGGGAATCTCTTCGTCAATCCAACATTTAACTTATCAGACAAGAGAAAAGTgcggcagatgctgaaaatctgaaagaaaacagaacatgctggaaatgttcagcaggtctggcagcctctgtggagagagaaactgagtcacTGCTTGAGGTTGgtgacccgtcatcagaactgggagagattagagatgaGACATTTTTTTGAATCATACGGGAAAGACGGATGGGCGGAGTATGATCAACATTGAACTTACcaatttcaatatcatccttttgttatttaatttctcctgtcttccaccaaATCACAGACTTTCCCGTTTGTTCTTTCAGGCCTAATCATTTCACtgcttcactggatacaggaaaaCATTTCTAAATCTCAGTATGTCCTCAATCAACCTGGTCACgttgctccagcctgatgtataatttctctgtttatttcccttcctcatagTTAACTTGctcacgattgggatcctgtctcggggaaagtgcggtctctccaaatgtgtcaatctctacctggtggccatgtcagcggcagatctactggtcgtaatcctcgacctgatattgaggcacattcccattgtttataaggaacagtttcagttcctggagtTAATCCCCgtctgtaatatccacgccgtcctggttTACATAGTCACAGACTctgctgtctggttcaccgtcactttcacctttgatcgatttgtggcaatttgttgccagaagctgaaaagtaaatattgcagtgagaaaacgtcggctgtggttctgggaacagtgactgcgcTGAGCTGTTTTAAGAacgttttctggtattttatgttaacaggttggTATTTGCTGGGGAAcgaaccctggttttgtgatgtaacagagGATGTTTATTTCTCTCTCGCCTGGACAACAGGTGAGTTCCTCCATTTCATTATAACGCCGGGGcttccatttgtggtgattctactgctcaatgctctcacggtcagacacattttagtgagcaacagaggacgcaggagactccgggctcatagCAGTggcgagagtcacagagaccccgagattgagagccgaaggaaatctatgattttactgttagttatctcggccaatttcatcctCTTATGGGCACTGTTAATGCTGTATTCAATATGGAGGCGGATATGGGATTTGGGATATGAATTTGTATGGTTACCTGATTTTCTGCTGGAATtagccttcatgctgcagctcctgagttgctgcacaaacactgcgatttacgccgtgacccagactcagttcagagaacagttgaagaatgtgctgaaatatccctttactacaattgttaaattcattcaatgatgaGAAGAACGGAATCATTGACGATTTCCAGAAGCTGGGGGGCGGTGTCTGTGTTATGATGTCAGAGCGGGAGCGGGGCCTGTTGCAATAGTGCTCGACTTGGGACGAGGCCTGTCACTATGGTTACAGAGTGGGGGTGGGGCCTGTGTCCCATGGTGACCAGAGATTGGGGGCGGATCCTCTTCATCAGGCTGACGGTGAAGTGGGGGCGGAGCCTGTTTTCTTTGTTGAGAGTTAGAGTGGGTGAGGGGCCTGTTGCGCATGGTGACGGTGGAGCGGGAGGGGGCTGTTACCTATGGTTACGAGGGGGCAAGAAGGACCTGTTTTACGGTGTCAGGGAGTGGCCTGTCTGTGGTGAACGGCGGTGGGAGTGCGGCCTGTAACCATGGTGAGGAGGATTGCGGGAAGGGCCTGTTTCCCATAGTGACAGGTAAGTGTGGGAGGGGCCTGTTCCAGCTGACAGGGGAATGGGAGAGAGGCCTGGTTCCCAGGAGCGCTGGCAGAGCCTCTTCTGTACAATCATATATCACCTTTACAATACTTAATATACTTTATAAATCTTCAAAGCCATTTGTAAGCATTTATGCAGCTCTACATCTCTTTATAAACTGTATCGTACTTGATCATCATTTCTATCCCATTTCAATCCTTCATAACCTTTTATGATACTTCATAACTCTCTTGAATCAACCATAATCCTTTGTAACAATTTATAAAGCTTTATAACCCTTGATAAACCGTTCTCACGTTTTATGAGACTTTATATTTATTTATTCATACTTTCAATGCCGTGAAGAGAAAACACCGAACATGATCACCATGGATGGCTCTCAAATCCAACAGACCaccgtgcatatcatttaaaatcgcCGCACAGCGTGTCTGTTAATATCGACACAGTGCATGCAATTTGAAATGGCCGCACTGCAAATCATTAAAAATGGCCGAACTGCAGATCATTTAAAATGGTTGCCGAGCATGTCCTTCAAATACGCTGCAGTGCCtaacacttaaaatggccacagcgcATGCCACTTAAAATGTTCAAATGGCAGCGCATATCA
This genomic interval from Heterodontus francisci isolate sHetFra1 chromosome 21, sHetFra1.hap1, whole genome shotgun sequence contains the following:
- the LOC137381196 gene encoding probable G-protein coupled receptor 139, whose amino-acid sequence is MSQNLKTIEWNVTTMNKGFSYWFNHLTADDDWMRLEWRIEYALKMIQSIYYPILAIVGVPVNLLTIGILSRGKCGLSKCVNLYLVAMSAADLLVVILDLILRHIPIVYKEQFQFLELIPVCNIHAVLVYIVTDSAVWFTVTFTFDRFVAICCQKLKSKYCSEKTSAVVLGTVTALSCFKNVFWYFMLTGWYLLGNEPWFCDVTEDVYFSLAWTTGEFLHFIITPGLPFVVILLLNALTVRHILVSNRGRRRLRAHSSGESHRDPEIESRRKSMILLLVISANFILLWALLMLYSIWRRIWDLGYEFVWLPDFLLELAFMLQLLSCCTNTAIYAVTQTQFREQLKNVLKYPFTTIVKFIQ